GAATAATCTCTAGGATGATCattaagtgaaacaaaaatagagGTGCTGAACAGTGTGTGCTATGCCAACGTTggtatcaataaaaataagatgtatgTGTTTATGAGTGTATATGTGTGGTGGGtgtatataagaatatatttggaagaatCTACATAAATTGGTAAAAATGGTTGCTTCTGGGAAGGGGGCTAGATGTTAGGGGTGAAAAGCAAACTTACTTTTTACTCCATgacctttttatatcttttgaattttctctcaAGTGCACGTGTTGTCCACCCCTTATATGCAcacctaaagagaaaaaaagtgggaAAGGTGCCTGTTCAGGGCCAAGGAATCAAGCCTTCCTTTTCCGCCTGGGAGGCCCTGGGGcaccatcttctctctgtgtttttttttgtcctgTTAACCATTTGCTGGGCACTGGGTTTATCTTGATTGCTCATCTGCTAGTTCTAGTGTGACTTCTAAGGATGACCTTAgccgctcccctgctctctgAGTTACTGCTTAGGCCAAAGGGTCATGACTGCTACAGGATTGCACTTggtccccttccccctcccgggCCTTTGAggtccctcttctcctttctgcccTCCACTTGTCTGGCATTGGGCGTGTGTGACTCCAAAGAGTGTGTATGAACTTCCTCGGCATATCCTGGTCCTCTGCAGGCTCAGGGtgtatttgggggtgggaggagggcgtGGGTCAGAATTCTCCTACAGAATTGAGGTTGACGTTGggctgttttctttccctttcggAGTGTGAGGATACAAATTAGCATAAGAATGTGAAATGCTAATGATCTCATTTGCATATCTTCAAAGTGCTACTATGTATATTTTCTCCTTGAATTCCCATGGAAGACTTGCTGCGTAACCACATACTGCCCAAACTGAGACTGAGACCCAACCCAGTGAGTGATTGGAGCAGGGCCTTCTATCTAGGCGGCAGTAGTGGATGCTTGTCCCCAGGTCTCCTGACATTGTGTCCTTCCTTTACCAGTGTTTTGTACAGTTTGTGCCCTTTGTTTACCAGTGGTGGCCTGTGGACTGTTAGAAATGTGAAGAGCTGCTTGCTAATGGATTTCTCTCTTGACTTCACTAAACTGCTCTTGGTTTGAAATATATTCAGTTTGTCTCACCTTGGTCAGTGGGGTCTGTCAGCAGACCTTTAGCTTAAGAACCTGGGAGGCTGGCGTGTTGAGAAGGACTTGAGGATGATCAGGGAGCATTATGGGAGCCCGGGAGGGGATGGGGACGGCTTCTTTTGTCTTTGGGTCAATTTGCATAGTAAGGAATGAACTACAGGTTTTGGAGAATCTGTTTTTCCTCCTTGTGTTTCCTTATTCTACAGTGTGTCTAGTTACATTGTCATTTTCTAGCTTTTATGTTCAAATAGACATCTTAGATACCTGGGGCTGTCATTCACCTGCGTTTTAGTTAGATCCAAATCTGGGTAGGGCGGAATGCTTCCTGAGAAGTAAGGCTGGTGTCAGCCTCATTTGCGTCTGCGCCCAGCAGTGATGGAGTCTCCCAGGGGCCAAGTTTTTCTTAGTTCCTGGTGATGACAGAGAATGAGTACACACGCTTGTGTCATCAGAATTGAGCCAGGCATCCACTTTTTAGgacagttctttctttttaaaaaagaagcttaaAGGTTAAGAGAGTAATAAACCTtgtgtaaaacaaaaatgaatccaAAGTCACTCAGGGTCCTGTCACTGCTAAGAACTCCCTTCCTTTGATCTCTTTCCATATGCACAGATTTTGTCAGTGCTGACTTCTGGTTTCATGCTGCACTGGTCATGATAGTTACCATTGTCAGTGTCTGTGAATATTCTGAATAAGATTTTGTAGACCCATTTCTGAGCTGCTGGACATTTGGTCCAGTTTTTGCTAGTATAAATCTGTAATATGGGTGTTCCTGAGAAtatagctttttttccttttttgtttgcattttcttagcATAGAATCCTGTATGTGGGGTTTGTAGTGTCAAAAAGGATCAACACAGCGTATTAAGTTGACTCCGGATCATTGTATACCATGTTTCACAATTTAGAGTATTcaggtctttaaaaaatgtttaattcaaaagaataaacagaacaaaaccttTCTGTACTATTtccccaactttttattttgaaaaattctaaatccatagaataaatgaaaataaacattgagatgCCCTTTACTTAAATGTAACAGTTATTTGCATTTGCCATGtttgctttctctcccccttccctctctgtcttcctttgtgtgtgtgcacacacgtgagGTGGaggcatgcacatgtgcacacacatacacacacatgacaGGGAGGCTGGAGTCCCCTCTCCTAAACCCTTCTGGAAGACTGCTTCCCTGGGCGGTATACTTGAAGCCAGCAAGCCTTCAGGACATGAACCTCTCTGACTTGAGAATCTTCTTATTTATCTCTGTGGCAAGGGTAGTCATCTGTAGTCCACAGCATGGTCTCCCTGCAAGCTGATTTTTGGCTTAGATTTTGGCTCCTGGATTAGAGACGTTGCTCTTTTTGCAACTTGGGGACAGCTGATATCTCTGTTCCCTGTTTCAGTGGCGGGACCACTGGATGCAGTGTGTGTACTTCCTGCCACAAGAAGAGCCTGTTGTCCAAGGCTCAAGCATCTACCTGGTAGCGCACCATGATGACTATTGTGTATGGTACAGCCTCCAGAGGACCAGGTATGCCCCAAGTCTTGTGGTGGGGGGAAGCACTGGGCCTGTGATACTGTGTACTTAACGTAAGTTCGCCTTATAAACAGTGTAGTGGCACAAGTGGGCATGCTTGTGTCTGAACAGAATAAAACAAGAGCAAGAGTTTGTAAGTAGATGTGTTAGTGCCCATTGGCATGTTCTTAGAAGAGACTGCCCTGGTTGCAGGGCCCCTGTTTGGGGGAGACATGAATGAGAAGTCTCGGATTGGGGGACCCTCCAACCTCTAATGCCTACTTGAAAGCCAGTTCCTGGACTCATGCCCTCTAGAGGATGTGGGTGTGCCCACCATGGCTTGTTTCAGTTTTAGTGGGGCAGATCCCTGTGCCCATCTCTGTGCCATGCCTTCATGCTTGCTGGTGTCTAGCAGGTTATGCTCATCATGTGTGTCTATTTCCTGGCCTAGCCCTGAAAAGGACAGGAGAGTCTATCCAGCACGCCCCGTGTGTGACTGCCAAGCTCACCTGCTCTGGAACCGGCCTCGGTTTGGAGAGATCAACGATCAGGACAGAACTGATCAATACATCCAGGCTCTGCGGACAGTAAGTGTCCAGCCCTTTGGGTGGTTATAGTCAAGAAGGAGTTTGTAGCATGGGCCTCAGGTCATTGCTTGCTTATAATTTGCAGGTTTTGATTTCTGTACTACCTGGCTTTTGGGTGGGCACTCAGATAGTAGCCAGGAAGCATGTTACTAGACTTTGTGAGGGCTtgttctctgctgtcctgtgagAACCTCTGCCTGGGAGCCTTACCTCAGCCGCTGCCATTTTCCCTCTAGACACTTTGCCTTTGTGGTCACTAGTAGTTCCTATGGATAATCCCAGTGGATTCAGCCACCCCATTCTTCCTTTCATCTGCTGcattgtttctaaaattttctaaaatatgagtCTGATTATGTAACTCTCCTGCCTGAAACCTTTGCTCCCTGCTGCGTGTAGCAGGAGTCTCTCAGCTCAGGACTATACAAAGGGTTTAGAGAAGTGTCTTTTGGACCTCTTGGAGTTGTATGCAGAaatatgtgtgcacatatgtacatGCATGCATTTTGGCACGAGGGAAGATCCCAGCCATCTAAAGTTTCTCTCAAAGGGATCTATGACCTATAAAGTAATCCCTGCCTTTGGCAAGTCACTCAAAAGCCCAAGCTGTCTGTTCTGTGACCAGAGAGGGAAGAGGCTTATGGTAAACTGAGAGATGGCCTCTAGCAAGTGGGGCAGGTCTTCAGGTGGGCCTTGTAGGACAGCTTGGGGATAGTCTCTCCTGACAGGTCTGGGTAGGGAGAGGTGGGTGAGGTGGTTGCAttggagggtgggggctgcttACTGCCTACAAGGCAAGCACAAGTCTGGGGCTACAAGAAGATCCAGCTGGGTGTTGAGGGGTAGATTCAATGATCACAGAGTGAGTTAATGGGGCTAGGAGAAAGGAAGTGTTTCTGTCAGTTTTCCAACAAGAATTTCTTGACCTGCTATAAGAAAAAGTATTGAGGTTGTTATTTTCCTGCAGGTACTGAAGCCAGACAGTGTCTGCCTGTGCGTCAGTGACGGCAGTCTGCTCTCCTTGTTGGCCCATCACCTTGGGGCAGAGCAGGTACCAGACCGCATTCTGCCAGCTTCCTGAGGGCAGCTCTTGAGTTTGAATATTACATGGTCTGGGTACACAGTTCTGTGACTAAAGGCCTTTGCAAGTGCAGCTGCCATGCATGTGGGGGCTTTGGGGTTTATTGCCTCCGTGTGCAGGCAGGAGTCAGGTTGTAGCTATTCCCATATAGCTGCAGCTCCAGTGTCTGAGTGCACCTTGCTAGCATCAGTGCAGAAAGTAGGTGCTGTCTCAGTGGGTAGTGAGCACAGGTAGACTTGGTTAGGTGGTACATTCCGCCTTGGAATTATCTTGTTGggttttaacctttttttttttttttttttttttaatttttttaaacttttatttagagggaaagagagagaaggggaggggcagagagcagggcgGCGGgtcgggggacagaggatccaaagtgggctgtgcgctgaacagcagagagcctgatgtggggctcgaattcacaaaccacaaaatcgtgatctgagccgaagttggacactcaaccagctgagccacctaggtgccccagttttaatctttaatttcttcttttttaatgttactttgagagagagagagaacaagaacgagtgggggaagggcagagagagggggagacagagaatctctagcagactccatgctcagctcagacccccgatgcagggctccaactcacaaccatgaaatcatgacctgggccgaaatcaggagtcagatgcttaaccagctgagccgcccagacgcccgttaatttaatttctttgtcaAATGAATCTCTAATAGCATCGTATTCTTTTTAGGTATTTACAGTAGAGAGCTCAGCAGCTTCTTATAGACTGATGAAAAAAGTAAGTGACTGTTGTTACTAAACTATCGGGTGGGGAGGCAGGTCAGGGGCCTGCCTTGCTGAGTCTGGGATTGATTGCTCTGATGCTGTCTCGGCAGTAAGGGAGCTGGTGAGAGTTCCCACCTTGAGAGCCGGTGTAGAAGTCTTCTGGGGCTGTCGCTGAATAGCAGCAAACATTTAGACTCTATTTTTTATGGCTTTTCTCCTCGCTtcacataaaactaaaaaagctACAATCTTTGCAGTGATATAACTGAATTTATGATTTGTTTTTGGGACCTAGTGCCCAGGGAGTCAACACTCACAAGCTGACCTGACTGATTGGTTCCATGATGGTATTTCTTCCCTTGGCCATCGATTGGTTTTGATTTCCTTTCTGAAGGAAACTACCAGAACTACAAGCCTATTGCTAAGTCCTGCTGATACGTCTGTAAGAGAAATTTCTTTTGCTGTTACAACATTTTGCTTGGTGCACAGGATGCCCCTGGAGGAGAGGATTTTCACAAAGCAGATAAAAGTGGTGCTTAGAACAATTTGGCCAGAAAACTGCAAGCATACAAAACAACTTTGAGGTGTTTTTTCTGGACAAAAacaatactttcattttttttcctcataagaTTTTCAAGGCTAATCActtggaagataaaattaatataatagagAAACGGCCTGAATTGTTAACATCTGCAGACTTGGAGGGTAAAAAGGTGAGTGGCAGGGGCTCTGCATTTGCATGGACAGCACAGCACCGAGATGGCCTGCGTCCCCCTTCTCTTCTCAGGCCATGCAGTGGGTCCCATACCTAACTCAGCCCCTGTGGGAATGTGGTGAGGCATTGCATAGATGTCTGGTCTGCAAATACATGAGCTACTCTGAACTCTGACCGATCTCTGCTCCTTCCGAGTGAGGACAGAATGGTTCTGTTAGGATGAATAGCCGCCTGTTGTGGCCTCTCTGCCTTATCCCTTTACAGTGCTCCAGCTCCCGTTCACTCCTGTTATTTTGGTTCACTTTTCACCGTTCTGCTTACTTCCTGCCACCTCGGCAGTTGATCTTCTGTCCCCTACGGTTGGTCTTGTCACACAACCCACCCACCACCCGTTGCCTCTAAAACTACTCCCACCCCTTAGTAACCTGAGATGTAAACACAGTCTTCTGCTGCCTTTCCTCTCACTGGCCCCCTGGGCCCTCATGACTCAGGGGCCTCTCCCTTctcaacacatttctttttagggCCTTAAGAGACTGCTTTTTCcaggtttttctcttatttttctagctGCTCTTCCTGAGCTTTTCATGGGTTTCTCTTCCTTCACTTGATCCTTCCATAGCAGTCTTTGATGGTTTCTCCATGtctgttctctcctctccctctgtgtctcctctctctctaagtGATCATGTCCTTTCCCATAAGGGAATCTTTGGCCTCCAAAGCTGGGTCTGCAAATCTCTCATGTCCAAGTGCCCACTGGATGCTTTCCTTGCATATCCTGCAGGCCCTTCAAGCTGGAATCCATCACCTTTCTTCACCAGctttttaacagctttactgagatgtaattgacataccATAAAATTAACCCATTTCAAGTGTACggtgattttttaataaatttttagagATGTACAACTATCACACATTCTAGTTTTAGAGTGTTTCCATCACCCAGCCCCTAGCCCCAGGCAAGCACTGATCTGGTTTCTTTGTATCCATTTGTCTTTtttgggcatttcatataaatggagtagAACGATACATGGTTTTTAGTGTTGGGCTTCTTTCACTAGTCACACCTTtcaggttcatccgtgttgtagaaTGTGCCAGTATTTTATTCCGTTTTAATCCTGAATAATATGCCATGTCACATCTTGTTTATCCGTTTACCTGTTggtggatatttggattgtttcttctccttctctcttatctcttctccttctctcttctccttctctcttctccttctctcttctctttctctctcttctttctctcttcttctctcttctctttctctcttctccttctctcttctctttctctcttctctcttcttctcttctcttcttcttttaatgtttgtttatttttcagagaaagagagtgagcaggggaggggcagagagagggagacagaggatccaaagcaggctctgccctgacagcacagagctccatgtagagctcagactcacaaaccacaaaatcaggACCTAAgctgaatttggacgcttaaccatttTTGGCTGTTAGAATAATACTGCTGTGAGCGTTGATATATGTCTTTGTGAAGATATGTGTTTTCAGTTCCCTCAAATGCTTAGGCttagaattgctgggttgtgtagtatttttgtttaactttttaaggtaCTTCTAAACTGTCCAGAGAAGCCATACCATTTCACATCCCCATTACAcatgaaggttccaatttctctgtatctttaccaacacttggtattgtcttttttattacagTCTTTTTCACGGGTGtgagttttaatttgtatttgcctAGTAACCACTGGTGTTGAATACGTTTCCTGTGCCCATTAGTTGCTCCATGTCTAGCTAGCTGAAATCACtcttcaggtcttttgcccatttctccctATGCCTTTTCTTTTAAGAAGAGTTTTTTTGAGatctaattcacataccatacagttCACCCACTTAAAGTGAAATTCCATGATTTAGTATATTCATACAGTTGTACAATCATCATGAGtcaatttttagaacatttttatcacctaaAATGAAACCCATGCCCATTAGAAGTCACTTCCCAtttgccccctgccctcccagcctctagGGAACCACCAGTCTACTTTTTGTCTACGAATTTgccaattctggacatttcatgtaagtggaatcatgggATATGTGTGGTCtgtttgagactggcttctttcaaggttcatccatgtagcATAAATCAGTACTACATTTCTTTTCACTGCTAAATAACATCCCATTTCATGGAtaggccacattttgtttatctgttcattagttgctggacacttgagttgtttctgttttttggttgCTATAAATGATGCTGCCATGAACACTCAGTACAAGTTgcacttttttttctcatagatGAGGATTAAAAACTTACTCTAGTTCTGGGGAGCCCGGGTGACTGAGTTggtcagcgtctgacttcagctcaggttacgatcttacagtttgtgagttcgagccccacatcgggctctgtgctgataactaggagcctggaacctgctttggattctctgtctccttccatctctgcccctccccagctcactctctgtctctcaaaaagaaataaatgttaaaaagaaagttaCTCCACTTCTATAAGCCACTGATAATGGTGCGCTGGCTAGACTCTAGGTGACTAGTGTGGTGAATAGAAGGGGTGAGAGCAggcattcttgccttgttctGTTGTTGCAGGGCAGGGAATACTCAGGACCAGCCCTTTTCTGTCTTTGGTGTTTCCATCTGCATCTTTGTTACCTCAGCCAGACACCTAGATGTCATCTCAGATCGGCCCCTCCCTTGAGGTCCTTCTGCTTGGGCCCAGCTCTGGGTGCCCTGTGTCCTCCACATCTGTTGTGTCTCCCAGTCCTTCCTTCTGTACACTCCCTGCTCCTTTCCTGGACCACTGCAGTACTCACCCAAGTCCCTGTGGGTGGTCTCTCCATATGTTTCATGGTCGTCGGAGGGCTCTTTCTAAAACACGTTCCTTCTCATTTTGAACCCCCAATTAAAGCTTTTAGAGATCCCCTCTTACCATCAGGAAGGAGTCCAGCCTCCTTGACCTTTCATAAGCTGCCTTTGGGCAACCTAACTCCTTtccacctctctggcctcacccTTTACCATCCTACCCTGCATACTCATGTAAAAAGCTCTTGATGGGCCTTGCTCTCACACCCATGCTTTTTCCCCTGCATACCTCTGCTAGAATCcccagtcctttgcttttcctattcatacatttgttcatttgttcagcaaatatttactaaccATCTGCTCTGAGCCAGGCACTTTGCAAAGTGCTGGGGATACTGTGCTGCCAATGTCCCCACTTCTGTGGTGCTCAGAACCTCCTGAGGAAGACTGCTAGAGGAGCACTGATAACAGTTTGTTATGATAAGCTTTGAATGGGAATCTACCCACAGGATGCCATTCAGGAAGATGTTATCTACACTGGCCCTTCCCATGAAGGGCCCGACCCTGGGGTCCCTCCACATGTCCCTTCCTCACTTCTGTCAAACCACACTGTACAAGGATAACCCCAGCCCTGTCTGTTCCCTCTTCTACTCTGCACTCCTGAGGACAGGGCTCATGTCTGCTCATCTTTGTGTCTTCAGGCAGGTGCAGACCTGGCATGCTTGTTGGTTGAGGGAATGGATGcccttttatttccatgtttccCATGAACCTTGTGACCTGTCCTTCACCCTTTAGCAAAATCGTTCTGACATCTTGGCCCCCCTTCTTGCTCTGATTGCCAGATCTCTCTCCTCCTGGGTGAACCATTCTTCACTACCAGCCTGCTGCCTTGGCACAACCTGTACTTCTGGTATGTGCGGACTGCCGTGGACCAGCATCTGGGGCCTGGTGCTGTGGTGATGCCCCAGACTGCCTCGCTGCACGCTGTGGTCGTGGAGTTCAGGGTAGGCCCCTCAGAAGTTGTTGCAgaaagggcaggggctgggggtccTTATTTTCTTGCAGAGACCTTGGGTGCAGATAGAGCATTGTGAGTCTTAATGATATGGGCCTCTGCTTTTCTGTATCAGCACACTGCAGGGTTGAATGGAAGAGACTTGCCTTTGTACAAATGCGGTAATTTGGCATGTGAAATGGAAATGGCTGTGTGTTGTCATTTTACAATTATCCCTTatcagaataattaaaaaaaacataaatgaagagTTTCAGAAGACATGCTGTGCAGCTCACTCTGTTCTTATTAAAAGTTGACGCTCCAGTTGTTAAAAGCATTTTGAGATGGAAAGTCAGCTTCTTTATgtaacaaaaaattgaaaagcttcattttaatttcctcatcaaAGCAAAACCAGTCACAAAGTCATTTTGGGAAAGACGTTTCTTCTTAAAAGGATTTTGAAATACTTTCAACCTGAGAAGTAGAGTGAACCTCATTTGATATTTCTTTGATAAGAACGGCTTCACCCATTGGTAGCTTAGTGGCTCCATCACTGATTTTCTGGGCATTTCTTCTGTGTTGTCTATTTACCTGGCGAGATTTCCACAGGAGTTCTGGCTTTCATGGCCCAGGAAGGAATGTGGGAATGATGCTCATTCCCAGACATATATCCAGGAAACGGGACACAAAATTGGCTAGCCTGAGTGCACTTCTGGTCCCTTCTCTCCCAATGTCCTCACATCCTGTTTATAGGCACAGAGCCTCAGAAACTGGTTTACAGATTTCTTCCCAAAGAAACCCCATCCCAGTGGCTCTGTTTGATTGTCCCCTGTAGGAGAGGACTTGATCATGTGACACTTTGCAGATTTCAGTGACCTTCCCAGATCCTTGGTATCTCTGAGGCCTTTCAATCATGGGGTCTCTTCCAAGTGTGTGGGAATAGCAAGGGGTGCCTTTTTGGGgctgtccccttccccccaaccTGACCTCACTGACTCTTCTCGCTCTTGTCACCATGCTTTCATGTCTCTGGGTGGGTGTGGATGTCTGTGTGCTGTCCTACCAAACCTGTGACATCCATCCCCAACTGGGTGTCGACAAGGGCTCTGCCTTCCTCACAGGACCTGTGGCGGATCCGGAGTCCCTGTGGTGACTGCGAAGGCTTTGACGTACACATCATGGATGACATGATTAAGGTAGGTGGGGCACAGTTCCTGCCTGTAGTGTCCCACCCACCTACTCCATGTGCACAGTTTCCTACCCCTCCCACTTGGCTTTCCTTTACCCAGTCCAGGTGAACCTATTGATCCTGAGTCTGGCCCCATATGTTACCCCATCCATCACCCCTGCCACTTGGTCTGTGCCCTGCGCCCTCTCACTCCTTGGCTTTATACATTCTTCTTTCTACCAACTCCTGTGTGACCTTCAGGTAGCTGCTCAGAGATCACGTGTGGGTCAGCTTTCCTGCCCAACCCCATTCTCAGCCAGACCCTGGTGTGTCCAGGCACTgtgattccttgtctccctctagACTGGGAGCCTCATGTAGGAGTGATCTGGCAGCTGTAGTGCTCAGTAATGGTCACTGAATGGGCAAGCGTCCAAGTGCCAGATGTTTTTACCAGTGTTGACGTTTGGTCCTCAGAGTAGCTCATGAGACAGGCAGCGTCATcccattttaaaaagggaaaaaatgaggctCAGGTGAAGTAACTCTCTGAGAAGACACTTGTGCGTGGCAGCTGAGAGTAGAGAAGGCAGCTGGTTTGATCCCGGTGTGTGTGGTCTTTCTGTGAGGACGCACTGAGGCATCTGACTGTGGCAGTTACCCTGAGGGACCTGGGCCAAGGAGGTAAAGGACCACTGGTATAGACCTTGGAGACTGGACAAGAGCCCCTTATCTCCTAGGCCACTGGCTctggttctgtctctgtctctgcccactgccacctccctttcccttctcagcGTGCCCTGGACTTCAGGGAGAGCAAGGAGGCCGAACCCCACCCGCTGTGGGAGTACCCATGCCGCTGTCTGTCTGAGCCCCAGCAGATCCTGACCTTTGATTTTCGGCAGCCAGTACCCCCACACCTGATCCATGCTGAGGGCTCCATTGAGCTGAGGAGGTAAGAACAGGTTCCAGGGTGCAGTAAGCTGGGGAAGGGAGTGGTAAGGCCTGCTTTCTGTCTAGTTACTGCCTGGGTGACTAAGCACTTACTTTGGCCATTTTCATGTGGGTGGCTGTGGCCTCCTTTTTTGGGCCTTGCCCTTCCTGGTCCAAAGTGGCCCTGAGTGTATAGTGGGTCCCCACAGCCTCTGGGTGTGTataggtggggagggagagccagagTGGGCTTTGCACATCCCCCCACACCTGCAGCTTCCTTTGAGCTAAGTGTCATGATGGATCACAGCTATAGAGAAAAGTGATTTTTTGTTGCTATGGTTACCCAGTGGGCCATTTTCCTGAACCCTGCTGGGAATTAAAGCAGGTTAGGAATTGGTAAGGGCTACTCATCGTGAGGCACAGTTGGGCCATCCTGCTCCACCTTCCTTCCCAGGGAGGAGCTGCTGCTTCCCTGAGGAAAAACCCCTGTCCCATGGTTCCTCTAAGTGCTTGGCCAGGTTGCAGGGAGCAGGTGGGGCTCTGGGTTGTGGTTCTTGCTCAGCATTTTACCAAGCGGCCTTTAGTCAGGTGGAATGTTAGCAGCCTCCTGattggggaggaaagaaagatcaGAGGTTTCTGGAAAGCGGTGAGGAACTGTGGCTGTGCCTGCCCATCTCTTGTGTGGCTGTTTGTCTTTGACCCaacatccccacccccaggcctgggAGGAGCCATGGGGCCGTCCTGTGGATGgaataccacctcacgccggacAACACTGTCAACACTGGCCTCCTGAAGTCTGTAGAGGACAAGGTAGTGCTGTGCACGTGAGTCCCAGAACAGGCCCACCCTGTGAGCTGGTTGGTTACAAGTTAGCCCGATTGTAACTCTTCAGTGGCCCCAGGTCACCTGGTTCTGACCAGCTTCTCACTGCGAGTTGCCTGGCCTGGAGACTGGCCAGGAGGGGGCTTGGGTGCTAGTAGCCCTCACTATCTTCTCGCTGCTTCTACAGGGGGACTGTTGCTGGAACCCCCACTGCAAGCAGGCAGTGTACTTCTTCACCATGGCGGACCCCAGAGCGCCGCTGGGCGGCCCTCAGACTGTCAGTTACACTGTGGATTTCCACCCCCACACTGGAGAC
This genomic interval from Panthera leo isolate Ple1 chromosome E2, P.leo_Ple1_pat1.1, whole genome shotgun sequence contains the following:
- the PRMT7 gene encoding protein arginine N-methyltransferase 7 isoform X9, which translates into the protein MMAVTAGADYCYAIEVFKPMADAAVKIVEKNGFSDKIKIINKHSTEVTMGPDGDMPCRANILITELFDTELIGEGALPSYEHAHRHLVQENCEAVPHRATVYAQLVESRRMWSWNKLFPIPVHTSCGEQVIIPPLELERCPGAPSVYDIQLNQVSSADFTVLSDVLPMFSVDFSKQVSSSAACHSRQFEPVASGRAQVVLSWWDIEMDPEGKIKCSMAPFWAHSDPEELQWRDHWMQCVYFLPQEEPVVQGSSIYLVAHHDDYCVWYSLQRTSPEKDRRVYPARPVCDCQAHLLWNRPRFGEINDQDRTDQYIQALRTVLKPDSVCLCVSDGSLLSLLAHHLGAEQVFTVESSAASYRLMKKCPGSQHSQADLTDWFHDGISSLGHRLVLISFLKETTRTTSLLLSPADTSIFKANHLEDKINIIEKRPELLTSADLEGKKISLLLGEPFFTTSLLPWHNLYFWYVRTAVDQHLGPGAVVMPQTASLHAVVVEFRDLWRIRSPCGDCEGFDVHIMDDMIKRALDFRESKEAEPHPLWEYPCRCLSEPQQILTFDFRQPVPPHLIHAEGSIELRRPGRSHGAVLWMEYHLTPDNTVNTGLLKSVEDKVGDCCWNPHCKQAVYFFTMADPRAPLGGPQTVSYTVDFHPHTGDITMDFSLSDTLDDGQ